A window of the Acidobacteriota bacterium genome harbors these coding sequences:
- a CDS encoding type II toxin-antitoxin system PemK/MazF family toxin — MRVENACRTEKRRCGPHSPKNEGVTLIPPSLTLIPPSRFFPGYRRPVVIVQSNEFNESRIQTLIVAAITSNLSLGEAPGNVVIPRRRAGLPRKSVVNISQLLTVSKSLLTERIGRFDESLSHRLDQGLRLVLAL; from the coding sequence ATGCGTGTCGAAAATGCGTGTCGAACCGAAAAACGAAGGTGTGGCCCTCATTCCCCGAAAAACGAAGGTGTGACCCTCATTCCCCCTTCACTGACCCTCATTCCCCCTTCACGGTTCTTCCCCGGATACCGACGTCCGGTCGTGATCGTCCAATCCAACGAATTCAACGAAAGTCGGATACAGACCTTGATCGTAGCCGCCATCACCTCCAATCTGAGCCTCGGCGAAGCGCCAGGCAACGTCGTGATTCCACGACGGCGTGCCGGCCTGCCCCGAAAATCCGTCGTGAATATCTCTCAGCTCCTCACGGTGTCGAAGTCACTTCTCACGGAGCGGATCGGTCGATTCGACGAGTCGTTGTCTCATCGGCTCGATCAAGGTCTTCGTCTGGTGCTCGCGTTGTGA